The Prosthecobacter dejongeii genome contains a region encoding:
- a CDS encoding flavoprotein: MSRIVLGITGSIAAYKAADLASQLTKAGHEVTCVLTKGALEFVTPLTLATLSRRPVVTDLFAEKEGWQPGHIQLADDADLLLIAPATANVLASMAHGFANDALTAIALATRAPLLIAPAMNGKMWLHPATLKNVETLKGWGAQFIEPAEGLLACGYEGVGRLAPVEEILAAVQVLLNKGAA; encoded by the coding sequence ATGTCACGCATCGTCCTCGGCATCACCGGCTCCATTGCCGCTTACAAGGCGGCAGATCTGGCCAGCCAGCTCACCAAAGCTGGGCACGAGGTGACCTGTGTGCTGACGAAGGGTGCGCTGGAATTTGTCACCCCGCTGACGCTGGCCACCCTCTCACGCCGCCCAGTAGTGACGGATTTGTTTGCTGAAAAAGAAGGCTGGCAGCCCGGTCACATCCAACTCGCTGATGATGCGGATCTGCTGCTCATCGCGCCTGCTACCGCCAACGTTCTAGCCTCCATGGCGCATGGGTTTGCCAACGACGCGCTGACGGCCATCGCCCTGGCCACACGGGCTCCCCTCTTGATCGCGCCAGCGATGAACGGCAAAATGTGGCTGCACCCGGCGACTCTGAAAAATGTGGAAACACTCAAGGGCTGGGGCGCGCAATTCATCGAACCTGCGGAAGGGCTGCTGGCCTGCGGTTACGAAGGCGTGGGCCGTCTGGCTCCTGTGGAAGAAATCCTGGCAGCCGTGCAGGTCCTCTTAAACAAGGGAGCCGCATGA
- a CDS encoding phosphopantothenoylcysteine decarboxylase domain-containing protein, with the protein MKILITAGPTREPLDPVRYLTNRSSGKMGYALAEAARDRGHEVTLISGPVSLPMPEGLTMVKVETARQMYEAVSSHLSGQDTAIFSAAVADYRPVARAEQKIKKTGETLTLTLEKTEDILGSARGVFGFTGYLVGFAAETERLLEHAHDKLARKGCDLVIANDVSQVGIGFDSTENEVTLCLPDASPFPLPRQSKAALARELIAFITQQAALKKTL; encoded by the coding sequence ATGAAGATCCTCATCACCGCTGGCCCAACACGCGAACCTCTGGACCCGGTGCGTTATCTAACCAACCGTTCCTCTGGCAAAATGGGCTACGCCCTGGCCGAAGCCGCCCGAGACCGAGGGCATGAGGTGACGCTGATCTCCGGCCCCGTCTCCCTACCTATGCCCGAAGGCCTGACCATGGTGAAGGTGGAAACCGCCCGCCAAATGTACGAGGCCGTGAGCAGCCACCTGAGCGGGCAGGATACCGCCATTTTTTCCGCGGCCGTGGCGGATTACCGACCGGTCGCCAGGGCCGAACAAAAGATCAAAAAAACAGGCGAGACCCTGACCCTGACGCTGGAGAAAACCGAGGATATTCTCGGCTCGGCCCGCGGCGTGTTCGGTTTCACCGGTTACCTAGTGGGTTTCGCGGCTGAGACGGAACGACTGCTGGAACATGCGCACGACAAGCTAGCACGCAAAGGCTGCGACCTCGTCATCGCCAATGATGTCTCGCAGGTGGGCATCGGGTTTGACAGCACGGAGAACGAAGTCACTCTGTGCCTGCCTGACGCCTCGCCCTTCCCCCTGCCACGTCAGAGCAAGGCTGCGCTGGCTCGCGAGTTGATCGCGTTCATCACCCAGCAGGCCGCCTTGAAAAAAACCCTTTGA
- a CDS encoding inositol monophosphatase family protein, with protein sequence MPELIAIAIEAATQAGNLIRDNFGSEKTVNEMHRRDVKLELDVRSQKLITDIILGYHADHRILGEEEGDVGGDGDVEWIVDPIDGTVNYFYGIPHFCVSIAARVRSTKEPLLGVIHDPMQNETWSVVKGGVATLNGKPITASTRAQMSEAVVTVGFSKSKSALDAGFERYRRISYEVFKTRMLGSAALALAYIACGRLDAYVEEQISLWDIAAGVMLVEAAGGKIVTRDSTVRPGTMFICATNGKLDIEPYL encoded by the coding sequence ATGCCAGAACTCATCGCCATCGCCATCGAAGCCGCCACTCAGGCCGGCAACCTCATCCGGGACAACTTCGGCTCTGAAAAGACCGTCAATGAGATGCATCGCCGCGATGTGAAACTGGAACTGGATGTACGCAGCCAAAAGCTCATCACCGACATCATCCTGGGTTACCACGCGGACCACCGCATCCTGGGTGAAGAAGAAGGTGATGTGGGCGGCGATGGCGATGTGGAATGGATCGTGGACCCGATCGATGGCACGGTGAACTACTTCTACGGCATCCCGCATTTTTGCGTGTCCATCGCTGCACGTGTTCGCTCCACCAAGGAGCCTTTGCTGGGCGTGATCCATGACCCGATGCAGAATGAAACCTGGTCCGTCGTCAAAGGCGGCGTCGCCACCCTCAATGGCAAACCTATCACTGCCAGCACACGCGCCCAGATGAGCGAGGCGGTGGTGACGGTCGGTTTCTCCAAGAGCAAATCCGCCCTGGATGCGGGCTTTGAGCGCTACCGCCGCATCAGCTACGAGGTCTTCAAGACACGCATGCTGGGCAGTGCTGCCCTTGCGCTGGCCTACATCGCCTGCGGGCGACTGGATGCGTATGTGGAGGAGCAGATCAGCCTTTGGGACATCGCCGCCGGCGTCATGCTGGTGGAAGCTGCCGGAGGCAAGATCGTCACCCGCGACAGCACCGTGCGCCCAGGCACCATGTTCATCTGCGCCACCAATGGCAAGCTGGACATCGAGCCCTACCTGTAA
- a CDS encoding DUF2238 domain-containing protein, with protein MKYLSYEKYTCLLLGLFVAWWSALAISPHYRHDWLLENVLLVPASALLLWGWKRRLFSRVSHTLIFVFLCLHEVGAHYTYEKVPYDQWWLALTGGTFNDLMGWERNHFDRLLHFLYGLLCAYPFREIFLRVAGVRGFWSYFLPLDIMLSTSAIFELIEWAAATAFGGDLGNAYLGTQGDVWDAHKDMALAGLGALIAMTLNAAVNKRCQRDFAREWSESLKVTSKAA; from the coding sequence ATGAAATACCTGAGCTACGAGAAGTACACCTGCTTACTGTTAGGCCTATTCGTCGCCTGGTGGTCAGCCTTGGCCATCAGTCCACACTATCGTCACGATTGGTTGCTGGAAAATGTGCTACTGGTGCCTGCCTCAGCCTTGCTGCTCTGGGGCTGGAAAAGGCGGCTGTTCTCACGGGTGTCGCACACCCTTATTTTTGTTTTCCTGTGCCTGCATGAGGTCGGCGCCCACTACACCTATGAAAAGGTGCCGTATGACCAGTGGTGGCTGGCACTGACGGGCGGCACCTTCAATGACCTCATGGGGTGGGAACGGAATCATTTCGACCGCCTGCTGCATTTTCTTTATGGGCTACTGTGTGCGTATCCCTTCCGCGAGATCTTCCTGCGTGTGGCAGGCGTGCGTGGTTTTTGGTCCTACTTCCTGCCGCTGGACATCATGCTTTCCACCTCAGCCATTTTTGAGCTCATCGAGTGGGCGGCGGCCACGGCCTTTGGGGGCGACTTGGGCAACGCCTACCTGGGCACCCAGGGAGATGTCTGGGATGCACACAAAGACATGGCGCTGGCTGGCCTGGGGGCTCTCATCGCCATGACTTTGAATGCTGCCGTCAACAAGCGTTGCCAGCGGGACTTTGCCCGGGAGTGGAGTGAGAGCCTGAAGGTGACCTCGAAAGCGGCTTAA
- a CDS encoding PEP-CTERM sorting domain-containing protein (PEP-CTERM proteins occur, often in large numbers, in the proteomes of bacteria that also encode an exosortase, a predicted intramembrane cysteine proteinase. The presence of a PEP-CTERM domain at a protein's C-terminus predicts cleavage within the sorting domain, followed by covalent anchoring to some some component of the (usually Gram-negative) cell surface. Many PEP-CTERM proteins exhibit an unusual sequence composition that includes large numbers of potential glycosylation sites. Expression of one such protein has been shown restore the ability of a bacterium to form floc, a type of biofilm.): protein MSFRAFVFPCLALLACLSPATAITVDWDGGGADNKWSTADNWNTNAIPAITSPLDDVRFLGSVKPAVDVDTNVSVQTLKFITGASAFTLSGTGVINLAGTGIGHDSGLHLRNESSALQTINNNIVFTGTSIGFNAVSGNMTFNGSIDMSAATNIRFLGGGSRVTTFNGVISGTGAGQLAFNSGGTFVLNALNSYTKTTSIWSATVKLLVDAPSGANGAFGNSTGAINMGTTYDGGALTGILLASNAVTIGRTITLASSSTSFPAVTHNYTIGGDTAHISNYTGTITTTNGNGTKAASKLTVTAAAGGRVNIANIVRGAGTTGTADDVVKIGNGIVAITGSSNNWQGNTLVQAGTFLVNGSVLTSPSGKNVQVSSGAILGGNGTLTREVSLSAGAILSPGDVSAAGVSLGSKLTVGDVTGLTLTPTSVLRFDLSTFDSITDDEVSVQGNLALAGQLNVTDLGGFGNGAYKLFDWTGLLTYNPADFTFGNMPSGFTYTLDTTTWANAVYLVVTPEPGRALLLCVGLSMLLFNRRRKPIV, encoded by the coding sequence ATGAGCTTTCGCGCATTTGTTTTTCCATGCCTTGCCCTTTTGGCCTGCCTTTCTCCTGCTACCGCCATCACGGTGGACTGGGATGGTGGAGGGGCGGACAATAAATGGAGCACAGCGGATAACTGGAATACGAATGCCATTCCGGCCATCACTTCCCCGCTGGATGATGTGCGTTTTTTAGGTTCGGTCAAACCTGCGGTGGATGTAGATACCAATGTCAGCGTGCAGACGCTCAAGTTCATCACAGGTGCTTCTGCATTTACCCTCAGCGGCACGGGCGTGATTAATCTTGCAGGCACGGGTATAGGTCATGATTCCGGGCTGCATTTGCGCAATGAATCCTCCGCGCTGCAGACGATCAATAACAACATCGTTTTCACAGGCACCAGCATCGGGTTCAATGCGGTCAGCGGGAACATGACCTTCAATGGCAGCATTGACATGAGCGCGGCGACGAACATCCGCTTCCTCGGCGGCGGTAGTCGTGTCACCACCTTCAATGGCGTGATTTCCGGCACCGGGGCTGGCCAACTGGCCTTCAACAGCGGTGGTACTTTCGTTTTGAATGCCCTCAACAGCTACACCAAGACCACCAGCATTTGGAGTGCCACCGTCAAGCTTCTGGTGGATGCCCCCAGCGGGGCCAATGGGGCCTTTGGCAATAGCACCGGTGCGATCAATATGGGAACCACTTATGATGGCGGGGCGCTCACTGGCATCCTGCTGGCCAGCAATGCCGTGACCATCGGCCGTACCATCACTCTGGCTTCTTCCTCCACCAGCTTTCCTGCGGTCACGCACAACTACACCATCGGTGGTGATACCGCGCACATCTCTAATTATACGGGTACCATCACGACGACCAATGGCAATGGCACCAAGGCCGCCAGCAAGCTGACCGTTACCGCAGCCGCAGGAGGCCGGGTAAACATCGCCAACATCGTCCGTGGTGCAGGCACCACCGGCACGGCAGATGACGTGGTGAAGATCGGCAACGGCATCGTGGCCATCACGGGCAGCAGTAATAACTGGCAGGGCAATACCCTCGTGCAGGCAGGCACCTTCTTGGTCAATGGCAGTGTGCTCACCAGCCCCAGTGGTAAGAATGTGCAGGTCAGTTCAGGAGCCATCTTGGGCGGCAACGGCACGCTGACGCGCGAAGTTTCTTTGTCTGCGGGTGCGATCCTGTCACCTGGGGATGTGAGTGCCGCAGGCGTCAGCCTGGGCAGTAAGCTCACTGTGGGTGATGTCACCGGCCTCACGCTTACCCCCACTTCGGTGCTCAGATTTGACCTCAGCACCTTTGATAGCATCACAGATGACGAAGTCAGTGTGCAGGGAAATCTCGCTTTGGCGGGTCAGCTTAATGTCACTGACCTTGGAGGCTTTGGAAATGGCGCTTACAAGCTATTCGACTGGACAGGACTGCTCACCTATAACCCTGCCGATTTCACTTTTGGCAACATGCCCAGTGGCTTCACCTACACGCTCGATACCACCACCTGGGCAAATGCCGTTTACCTCGTGGTAACGCCTGAGCCCGGGCGTGCGCTGCTGCTCTGCGTGGGGCTTTCCATGCTGCTTTTCAATCGCCGCCGTAAGCCCATCGTTTGA
- a CDS encoding sialate O-acetylesterase: MKYFSRRSLAILLLSLPGSVLAELSLPHFFSDHMILQRERAAALWGHADPLAEVTVAFKGKTAVGKADAQGQWRVAIETGPADAEGKELKITSGAETVLVKDVLVGEVWLASGQSNMYFTMNRAPAYAELMAKANYPGLRMFNAPLVTAETPQRDIEGEWSLCSPETVPGYSAVAFFFALKLHQELGIPVGVLKTCWGGKPVETFTSREALNTHPASKALVDKLVAEAASYEPAAAQADYEARLEKWKATMAAAKGKSAEVRKRLPKKPVVPKPPLLTEGKPGVLFDAMIHPFVGYTLRGAIWYQGEGNAKVGAVPYDESLPLMIRDWRQRWGDEFSFYFVQLANYRAPSTAPGTPDPWALLQDRMRHILETTPKTGMAVINDVGEVSDIHPKDKMTPGYRLARWALAKDYGRDLLYSSPLYKSSEVKDGAIQVTFDHAGNGLKSRDGGALKRFEIAGADKVWHWAEAKVDGTDSVVVSSAEVKQPVAVRYAWASNPEGANLVNSEGLPASVFRTDDWDDVEAKEGATSGRGIQARRAQAAEIRKLNAQLASLDKGSAEFKALRQKIQALLAELKAAAPKK; the protein is encoded by the coding sequence ATGAAATATTTCTCACGCCGTTCCTTGGCCATCCTTCTCCTCAGCCTGCCGGGCAGTGTTCTGGCAGAGCTTTCACTGCCACATTTCTTTAGTGATCACATGATCCTCCAGCGGGAGCGTGCGGCGGCCCTTTGGGGTCACGCAGATCCACTGGCCGAGGTAACCGTGGCTTTCAAAGGCAAGACGGCTGTGGGCAAAGCAGACGCTCAGGGGCAATGGCGGGTGGCGATTGAAACGGGTCCTGCAGATGCTGAAGGAAAAGAGCTCAAGATCACCTCAGGGGCGGAGACGGTGTTGGTCAAAGATGTGCTGGTGGGGGAGGTGTGGCTGGCCTCTGGGCAGTCAAACATGTACTTCACCATGAACCGCGCGCCAGCCTATGCGGAGCTGATGGCTAAGGCGAATTACCCCGGGCTCCGCATGTTCAATGCTCCCCTGGTGACGGCGGAAACGCCGCAGCGGGACATTGAGGGTGAGTGGTCACTGTGCAGTCCAGAGACCGTCCCCGGCTATTCTGCCGTGGCGTTTTTCTTTGCGCTGAAACTTCACCAAGAGCTGGGCATTCCCGTGGGGGTGCTAAAGACCTGCTGGGGCGGTAAACCGGTGGAAACTTTCACCAGTCGCGAGGCTCTCAATACCCACCCGGCTAGCAAGGCCCTCGTGGACAAGCTGGTGGCCGAAGCTGCGAGTTATGAACCTGCGGCCGCTCAGGCTGACTACGAAGCTAGATTGGAAAAATGGAAAGCGACTATGGCTGCGGCCAAGGGCAAATCGGCCGAGGTGCGCAAGCGCCTGCCCAAGAAGCCCGTGGTCCCCAAGCCGCCCTTGTTGACTGAGGGCAAACCGGGTGTGCTTTTTGATGCGATGATTCACCCCTTCGTCGGCTACACGCTGCGCGGGGCCATTTGGTATCAGGGAGAGGGCAATGCCAAAGTGGGGGCAGTGCCCTATGATGAATCCCTGCCGCTGATGATCCGTGACTGGCGGCAGCGCTGGGGAGATGAGTTTTCCTTCTACTTCGTGCAGTTGGCGAATTATCGCGCGCCTTCGACGGCTCCCGGCACGCCAGATCCCTGGGCCCTGCTTCAGGACCGGATGCGGCATATTTTGGAGACCACGCCCAAGACTGGCATGGCCGTCATCAACGACGTGGGGGAGGTGAGTGACATCCACCCGAAGGATAAAATGACGCCTGGTTACCGCCTCGCCCGTTGGGCTTTGGCGAAGGATTATGGACGTGATCTCCTCTACAGCAGCCCTCTTTACAAAAGCAGCGAGGTGAAAGACGGGGCGATCCAGGTGACCTTTGATCACGCAGGCAACGGTTTAAAAAGCCGCGATGGCGGGGCGCTGAAACGATTTGAAATCGCTGGTGCAGACAAAGTCTGGCACTGGGCGGAGGCCAAGGTGGACGGGACGGATAGCGTCGTGGTCAGCAGTGCGGAAGTGAAACAGCCAGTAGCCGTCCGTTATGCCTGGGCCTCCAATCCAGAGGGGGCGAATCTGGTAAATAGTGAAGGCCTGCCTGCCTCCGTCTTCCGCACGGATGACTGGGATGATGTGGAGGCCAAAGAGGGGGCCACCTCTGGCCGCGGTATCCAAGCGCGGCGCGCTCAAGCGGCGGAAATCAGAAAGCTGAATGCCCAACTCGCCAGCTTGGACAAAGGCAGCGCTGAGTTCAAAGCTCTCCGCCAAAAGATCCAGGCACTGCTTGCGGAATTGAAGGCGGCGGCTCCGAAAAAGTAA
- a CDS encoding DUF1501 domain-containing protein, translating to MKMHRLCSGHHSNLFTTAQGRRDFLQVGAMAGLGLTLPHLLKLQAAQMNLPPVESYKPVATSIIHIYLPGGMAQHESWDPKPLAAPDYRGPFSPVKGVTGEYVGGQFTNIAKILDKISIIRSVTHGEAAHERGTHNMFTGYRPSPAIKFPSFGTIISHEQGPRNNLPPYIAIPNIIAPDQGSGYLSSAFGPFALGSDPADKNFTVRDLAAPKDIDDRRFERRRSLLAAVDEHFRSQEKSDGLTAMDSFYDAAYNLISSTQAREAFNLNAEPNKLRDEYGRNAAGQRFLLARRLVEAGTRMVSVNYGSWDHHSNIKGSFESQAPQFDVAFARLIKDLDERGMLDTTLVLVSSEFGRAPKINSTNGRDHYPRVFSVAMAGGGVKRGFVYGKSDALGAEPEENPVGPEDLARTMYRLLGINASKRLVLEGVRPIDIVNGGRLLTELIA from the coding sequence ATGAAAATGCATCGCTTGTGCTCCGGCCACCACTCCAACCTTTTCACCACCGCCCAGGGCCGGCGTGATTTTCTCCAGGTGGGTGCCATGGCTGGCCTGGGGCTCACGCTGCCGCATTTGCTGAAGCTTCAAGCAGCCCAAATGAACCTGCCCCCCGTGGAGTCCTACAAGCCCGTCGCTACCTCCATCATTCACATCTACCTCCCCGGCGGCATGGCCCAACATGAATCCTGGGATCCGAAACCCTTGGCCGCTCCTGATTACCGGGGCCCTTTCAGCCCTGTCAAAGGTGTCACTGGCGAATACGTGGGCGGGCAGTTTACGAACATCGCTAAGATCCTGGACAAGATCAGCATCATCCGGTCCGTGACCCATGGTGAGGCTGCGCACGAACGTGGCACGCACAACATGTTCACCGGCTACCGCCCCAGCCCGGCGATCAAGTTTCCCAGCTTCGGCACCATTATCTCTCATGAGCAGGGACCGCGAAACAATCTACCTCCCTACATTGCCATTCCAAACATCATCGCGCCGGATCAAGGCAGCGGCTATCTCAGCAGTGCCTTTGGCCCCTTTGCTCTGGGGAGTGATCCAGCGGATAAAAACTTCACGGTGCGCGACCTCGCCGCTCCCAAGGACATTGATGACCGCCGTTTCGAGCGCCGCCGCTCCCTGCTCGCTGCCGTGGATGAACATTTCCGCAGCCAAGAGAAATCCGATGGCCTCACTGCCATGGATAGCTTTTATGATGCGGCCTACAACCTCATCAGTTCCACTCAAGCAAGAGAAGCCTTTAACCTCAATGCCGAGCCTAACAAACTTCGCGATGAATATGGACGCAATGCGGCTGGACAACGCTTTTTGTTAGCCCGCCGCCTTGTCGAGGCAGGCACCCGCATGGTCTCCGTGAACTACGGTAGCTGGGATCATCACTCGAACATCAAAGGCTCCTTTGAAAGTCAGGCCCCGCAGTTCGATGTGGCTTTTGCAAGGCTGATCAAGGATCTGGACGAACGTGGCATGCTGGATACCACGCTCGTGCTGGTCAGTTCCGAATTCGGTCGTGCCCCCAAGATCAATTCCACCAATGGCCGCGACCATTATCCGCGTGTTTTCTCCGTGGCGATGGCGGGTGGCGGCGTGAAAAGAGGCTTTGTCTATGGCAAGTCAGACGCCCTGGGTGCCGAACCTGAGGAGAACCCGGTGGGGCCCGAAGATCTCGCCCGCACGATGTACCGCTTGCTCGGCATCAATGCCTCCAAGCGCCTCGTCTTAGAGGGTGTGCGCCCGATTGACATCGTCAATGGCGGGCGTTTGCTCACGGAATTGATCGCGTAG
- a CDS encoding c-type cytochrome translates to MKKLLKILGALLLLALLFVAGGVFYVVNYLPNIPVQADLKVEATPERLARGAYLANSVAVCMDCHSTRDWALFSGPLKPGTLGVGGEKFDQTMNFPGSFIAPNITPHGLKSWTDGELYRAITSGVSKDGHPLFPIMPYPSYGKMAAEDVYSIIAYLRSLPAQESSPGPSKADPPVNVIMHLMPQPAQPVSLPAKTDVVAYGGYLANAAGCTECHTKMEKGKRVGAPYAGGFEFAMPSGTVRSPNITPHAVTGIGAWTKQMFVDRFKAYAPGTFKPMPVDAAKGEMQTVMPWTMYANMTEEDLGAIYDYLKTLPAVENNVERWSVAKK, encoded by the coding sequence ATGAAAAAGCTGCTTAAAATCCTGGGTGCCCTGCTGTTACTGGCGCTTCTCTTCGTCGCTGGGGGCGTCTTTTATGTGGTCAATTACTTGCCTAACATTCCGGTGCAGGCGGACCTCAAGGTGGAAGCCACGCCCGAGCGGCTGGCCCGTGGGGCTTACCTAGCCAATAGCGTGGCTGTGTGCATGGACTGCCACAGTACACGAGATTGGGCGCTGTTTTCAGGTCCACTGAAGCCAGGGACTTTGGGCGTTGGGGGTGAGAAATTTGACCAGACGATGAATTTCCCCGGGTCTTTTATTGCGCCGAACATCACGCCTCACGGGCTCAAAAGCTGGACGGATGGCGAGCTGTATCGAGCCATCACTAGCGGAGTGAGCAAGGACGGGCACCCACTTTTCCCGATCATGCCTTATCCTTCTTATGGCAAAATGGCGGCCGAGGATGTGTACAGCATCATCGCTTATCTGCGCAGCCTTCCGGCGCAGGAAAGTAGCCCTGGCCCCTCGAAAGCGGACCCGCCAGTGAACGTGATCATGCATCTCATGCCGCAGCCTGCCCAGCCCGTGTCACTGCCTGCGAAGACGGACGTGGTCGCTTATGGTGGCTATCTGGCGAATGCAGCGGGCTGCACGGAGTGCCACACGAAGATGGAAAAGGGCAAACGAGTGGGCGCGCCTTATGCAGGCGGCTTTGAATTTGCCATGCCCAGCGGCACAGTGCGCTCGCCTAACATCACGCCCCACGCCGTTACCGGCATCGGTGCGTGGACCAAACAGATGTTTGTGGACCGCTTCAAAGCCTACGCGCCGGGGACTTTCAAACCTATGCCAGTGGATGCCGCCAAAGGTGAAATGCAGACTGTCATGCCCTGGACCATGTATGCGAACATGACAGAGGAAGACCTGGGTGCCATTTACGATTATTTGAAGACGCTGCCAGCGGTGGAAAACAACGTCGAGCGTTGGTCTGTGGCAAAGAAATGA
- a CDS encoding phosphotransferase: MSHLDLPIRAATETALAHGVTLDRCEVLQDGNTLVLRLSETLVARVVQDVDGPRQGTEWFARETALARHLTQQGAPVVPMHPDLPQEPHEHLGYTLNFWLYVSTIEAAPEPKEIGATLQHCHEVLRHFPEPLPKLAILTESLALLATLKERALFPDATLSLLRDCLTISTEKLAAFPHQPLHGDAHLGNLMNTTTGLLWADWEDTFSGPVEWDLASILWNAKILEEDHDTVDQILTAYRDAGGAVREEALHHSFIARAAVMSAWYPILYPNPNAERQAKLQRRLDWLAALSG; the protein is encoded by the coding sequence ATGAGCCACCTCGACCTTCCCATTCGTGCGGCCACAGAAACCGCTCTCGCCCACGGCGTCACTCTAGATCGCTGTGAAGTCTTGCAGGATGGAAACACGCTGGTGCTGCGGCTGAGCGAGACACTGGTGGCGCGGGTGGTGCAGGATGTGGACGGGCCGCGCCAGGGCACAGAATGGTTTGCCCGTGAGACAGCACTGGCACGCCACCTGACGCAGCAGGGAGCGCCCGTGGTGCCCATGCATCCGGATCTGCCGCAGGAACCGCATGAGCATCTGGGTTACACATTGAACTTTTGGTTATACGTTTCAACCATCGAGGCGGCCCCTGAACCGAAAGAAATTGGCGCTACCTTGCAGCATTGCCATGAAGTCTTGCGCCATTTCCCGGAACCTTTGCCAAAGTTGGCGATCTTGACTGAAAGCCTCGCTCTTCTGGCCACCCTGAAAGAACGCGCACTCTTTCCTGATGCCACCCTGTCTTTACTCCGTGACTGCCTAACTATCTCTACGGAAAAACTGGCTGCCTTTCCTCATCAGCCCTTACATGGAGATGCGCACTTGGGGAATCTCATGAACACAACCACGGGTTTGTTGTGGGCAGACTGGGAAGACACCTTTTCTGGGCCGGTGGAGTGGGACCTCGCCTCCATCCTTTGGAATGCGAAGATCCTTGAGGAAGATCATGACACGGTGGACCAGATCCTCACCGCGTATCGGGATGCTGGTGGAGCGGTCCGTGAAGAAGCACTGCACCACAGCTTTATTGCCCGAGCTGCTGTCATGAGCGCTTGGTACCCCATCCTGTACCCGAATCCAAATGCGGAGCGGCAAGCAAAATTGCAGCGTCGGCTGGATTGGCTTGCAGCGTTGTCTGGATAG
- the tsaA gene encoding tRNA (N6-threonylcarbamoyladenosine(37)-N6)-methyltransferase TrmO — protein sequence MPEITPIATLRTCYTDKFGVPRQPGLVPAAWGIVEFEPAFRRVEAVRGMEEFSHLWLITQFHLVKEEPTSLTVRPPRLGGNERKGVFATRSPFRPNRLTLSVVKLDRVGLEGDKAPRLFVSGVDLVDGTPIFDIKPYIRYADSVPEANSSFADTPPVRVPVLWECPQPPEEVRVIMDQSLALQPQPAYHADNIREYVTEIAGWRVRWAALPDCAKVVACSPFSAP from the coding sequence ATGCCTGAAATTACACCCATCGCCACCCTGCGGACTTGCTATACGGACAAGTTTGGGGTGCCGAGACAGCCGGGGCTGGTGCCTGCGGCTTGGGGCATTGTCGAATTTGAGCCCGCTTTCCGTCGTGTGGAGGCGGTGCGAGGCATGGAGGAGTTTAGCCACCTGTGGCTGATCACCCAGTTTCATCTGGTGAAGGAAGAGCCGACCTCCCTCACCGTTCGCCCACCGAGGCTAGGGGGCAATGAGCGCAAAGGCGTGTTTGCCACACGTTCACCTTTTCGGCCCAATCGCCTAACTTTGAGTGTGGTGAAACTGGACCGTGTAGGGCTGGAGGGGGACAAAGCCCCGCGCCTTTTTGTCTCGGGTGTGGATCTAGTGGATGGCACACCCATTTTTGACATCAAACCATATATCCGCTACGCAGACTCCGTTCCAGAGGCGAACAGCAGCTTTGCCGATACTCCACCCGTGCGGGTGCCCGTGCTGTGGGAGTGCCCGCAGCCACCGGAAGAGGTGCGCGTCATCATGGATCAGTCTTTAGCTTTGCAGCCCCAGCCCGCGTATCATGCGGATAACATCCGTGAGTACGTGACGGAGATCGCAGGGTGGCGCGTGCGCTGGGCCGCCCTGCCGGACTGTGCCAAGGTCGTCGCCTGTAGCCCCTTCTCTGCGCCATGA